The Oceanisphaera avium genome includes a region encoding these proteins:
- a CDS encoding glycine zipper domain-containing protein, with amino-acid sequence MTRMRRFTVGAITAAILSTTGCAGMSENQYFNQENMGSLLGAVAGVAIGSQVGGGSGRTVAMILGGVAGGALGKMIGKNLDERDQQALALRTQQMLNQGANHAVSWQSDHSDAQATITPVKSTIKNETVKVQRTEAVQTVANMKLINQTYIAKKSANVRNAPNNTASKVGGLALGSSFTAIGRTDNDWIMVGRKGVTVGYVYAPLVGPKPAAVTQVTQVADVATDLDAMDDVVAKQQGFDLDSIQESQISAQTSCKTLEYKVTAKGKSNSEQVEACQSADGAWELI; translated from the coding sequence ATGACAAGGATGAGACGCTTTACTGTGGGCGCAATTACTGCCGCTATTTTAAGCACGACGGGTTGTGCTGGTATGTCAGAAAACCAGTATTTTAATCAAGAAAATATGGGGTCTTTACTCGGCGCAGTCGCGGGAGTGGCTATCGGCAGTCAAGTTGGAGGTGGCTCAGGCCGTACCGTGGCTATGATCTTAGGGGGAGTAGCAGGCGGGGCTTTGGGTAAAATGATCGGTAAAAATCTAGATGAGCGGGACCAACAAGCATTAGCCCTTCGTACCCAGCAAATGTTAAATCAGGGCGCAAATCACGCTGTTTCTTGGCAATCTGATCATTCTGACGCACAAGCGACCATTACTCCCGTTAAGAGCACTATTAAAAATGAGACGGTAAAAGTGCAGCGTACAGAAGCTGTGCAAACCGTAGCAAATATGAAGCTGATTAACCAAACCTACATCGCTAAAAAATCCGCAAATGTGCGTAATGCTCCTAATAATACCGCTAGCAAAGTGGGTGGCTTAGCCTTAGGCAGTTCTTTTACTGCCATTGGGCGCACCGATAATGATTGGATTATGGTAGGTAGAAAAGGCGTTACCGTAGGTTATGTCTACGCACCGTTAGTGGGACCTAAGCCTGCAGCCGTTACCCAAGTGACTCAGGTTGCTGATGTAGCTACCGACTTAGATGCTATGGATGATGTGGTGGCTAAGCAACAAGGTTTTGATTTAGATAGCATCCAAGAAAGCCAAATCAGTGCGCAAACCTCATGCAAAACACTGGAATATAAAGTGACCGCCAAAGGAAAGAGTAATAGCGAGCAAGTAGAAGCTTGCCAATCCGCTGATGGCGCATGGGAGCTTATCTAA